In Haematobia irritans isolate KBUSLIRL chromosome 1, ASM5000362v1, whole genome shotgun sequence, a genomic segment contains:
- the LOC142230007 gene encoding uncharacterized protein LOC142230007, whose amino-acid sequence MYADDVKLFSSISTTVDSCRLQRDLDLVVRWCDINGMCLNFGKCKKMTFFRSNALLTEYYIDNVKLEDVQIFNDLGVLFDRRLKFDSHVESIVSRAMSTLSFIKRWSREFNDPYLSKRIYTSLVRPILEYASVVWSPSYQCYVDRVESVQKRFLLFALRGLGWTDPLDLPPYVNRLKLIDLPTLERRRLVFDVIFISRPLKGEINSQQLISKLDINVPSRVTRQYIPLKLPVVRNNYEEHSSFYRLCRHYNEFSNVFDLSDPIHIVKRVLIHVVQHRTPL is encoded by the coding sequence ATGTATGCGGATGatgtgaaattattttcgtcCATTAGTACGACGGTTGACTCTTGTCGTTTACAGAGAGATCTGGATCTGGTTGTTCGCTGGTGTGACATTAATGGAATGTGTCTCAATTTCGGCAAATGCAAGAAGATGACCTTCTTTCGGTCCAATGCTTTATTGACGGAATATTATATTGACAACGTTAAATTGGAAGACGttcaaatatttaatgattTAGGTGTGTTATTTGATCGCAGACTGAAGTTTGATTCTCATGTTGAGTCAATTGTCTCCAGGGCTATGTCCACACTGAGTTTCATTAAGAGATGGTCGAGGGAATTTAATGATCCTTACCTTTCGAAACGTATCTATACCTCACTTGTCCGTCCGATCCTGGAATATGCGTCTGTCGTTTGGTCTCCCAGTTATCAATGTTATGTTGATAGAGTTGAATCGGTTCAGAAGAGATTTCTACTTTTTGCGTTACGTGGTTTAGGTTGGACTGATCCTCTGGATCTCCCTCCTTATGTAAATCGCTTGAAATTGATAGATTTACCGACTCTGGAGCGAAGACGTTTAGTGTTTGATGTAATTTTTATTAGTAGACCCCTGAAAGGTGAGATTAACTCACAGCAATTGATTAGTAAACTTGACATTAATGTTCCTTCACGTGTTACGCGACAATACATTCCATTGAAACTACCCGTCGTTAGAAATAATTACGAGGAACACAGTTCCTTTTACCGCCTCTGTAGACATTACAATGAATTTAGCAACGTATTTGATTTATCTGATCCGATTCATATTGTTAAACGAGTTTTGATACACGTCGTCCAGCATCGTACACCACTTTAA
- the LOC142230014 gene encoding uncharacterized protein LOC142230014 yields the protein MDRLTADDIILVFGDFNVPSLRWLNSVDDTLVPTNLGIFKDFFDVISELCLVQLNSVTNYFGRFLDLIFSNVSDINVSGVDPFVTPEDSRLSSIRTDFSILHDLLSRVIWPPLTGDLSGCLSSFYDEIHYCFRQAVPISRMSAYTPGPPWFSKELRSLRNRKNRLFKRFKSVNSNLNYTRYINARYLYQEKSKECYERYLERMRFNLNANPRCFYNFVNSKRNVTSFPNTLRYLDKECSDVHGIANLFADFFEKTYVEYSAVDVYYPYRIRTFDTIPNIWFTSDEVLSALCSLKLDFSPGTDGVPSAVLRNCASVLCIPLTNLFNYSLSSGCFPTLWKDSYIIPLYKKGNRTEIENYRGIAKLSAIPKLFERLVTDRLVHSLRSIFSVYQHGFMKGRSTSTNLLEFTSYIHDAFSRRNQVDVVYTDFSKAFDKVNHRLLLYKLSALGFPPALLCWISSYLSDRVQCVMFKGRTSRKI from the exons ATGGATAGACTCACAGCTGATGACATAATTTTAGTATTTGGCGATTTTAACGTACCGAGTTTACGCTGGCTCAATTCCGTGGATGATACACTTGTACCGACCAATTTAGGAatatttaaggatttttttgatgttatttcTGAATTATGCCTCGTACAGTTGAACTCAGTTACGAattattttggaagatttttggaCCTCATATTTTCTAATGTATCGGATATTAATGTTTCTGGTGTTGATCCATTTGTGACACCTGAGGAT TCAAGACTGTCTTCGATACGTACTGACTTCTCAATTCTTCACGATTTATTGTCTCGCGTTATTTGGCCACCACTTACCGGCGACCTCTCGGGCTGTTTATCGTCATTCTACGATGAGATTCATTATTGCTTCCGTCAAGCAGTGCCAATATCTCGTATGAGCGCTTATACACCCGGTCCGCCATGGTTCAGCAAAGAATTAAGAAGTCTGAGAAATCGAAAGAACAGATTGTTTAAAAGATTTAAAAGTGTCAACTCGAACTTGAATTACACGAGATATATTAATGCACGTTACTTATATCAGGAGAAGTCTAAGGAATGTTATGAAAGATATTTGGAACGTATGAGATTTAATCTTAATGCTAATCCGAGATGTTTTTATAACTTTGTGAACTCTAAGAGGAATGTGACGAGTTTTCCAAATACACTTAGGTACTTGGACAAGGAGTGTTCGGATGTTCATGGAATTGCTAACTTATTTGCTGATTTTTTTGAGAAGACTTATGTTGAGTATTCGGCCGTTGATGTATATTACCCTTACAGGATTCGCACTTTCGATACGATTCCCAATATATGGTTTACGTCTGACGAGGTGTTAAGTGCACTTTGCTCCTTGAAATTAGATTTTAGCCCTGGCACGGATGGAGTTCCTTCAGCGGTATTAAGGAACTGTGCATCCGTGTTGTGCATTCCCCTGACGAATCTATTCAATTATTCTTTGTCATCAGGTTGTTTTCCTACGTTATGGAAGGATAGCTACATTATACCCTTGTACAAGAAGGGAAATAGGACGGAGATAGAGAATTACAGGGGAATAGCCAAACTAAGTGCTATTCCGAAGCTTTTTGAACGATTGGTTACTGATAGACTCGTTCACTCGTTAAGGTCTATATTTTCGGTGTATCAACACGGTTTTATGAAAGGGAGGTCTACGTCGACAAATCTTTTGGAGTTTACCTCATATATACATGATGCATTCTCAAGGCGTAATCAAGTTGATGTTGTCTATACTGACTTCAGCAAGGCCTTTGATAAGGTTAATCATCGTCTATTGTTGTATAAGTTATCTGCGCTAGGGTTTCCTCCAGCTTTACTATGCTGGATTTCATCCTACTTGTCTGACAGGGTTCAGTGCGTTATGTTTAAGGGTCGAACATCTCGTAAGATATAG
- the LOC142230024 gene encoding uncharacterized protein LOC142230024, which produces MDCLYEKCDVTNIHGRSITCWLCEGHAHLKCAGLNGRHFDKIVDRSNGLRWSCLKCRQLDIDFYKFFIETKRGFSEFNKEFCSLLERFRKFENMFKNFKFDSITSPKRKRPAPRNMVISDEAPLLGLPPTPDLNGLFTPIVDELPIQTEVLNLSLNGPLSTMVVNEDCPSNGAVTPLSQGPPTRIGDVSTSIPSISVAPPSHDVGPVHGDLVPNSASANSLSDSDLVVVPPRKIVFLSRLANDTSVDRVCNYIRSKYVDFRSCDCNIIKLNNRQQRDISSFKIIVPLKMFDVLVDSSFWPPGLLVTEFIPRSRPTRPIPVNLVTASKN; this is translated from the coding sequence ATGGATTGTCTTTATGAGAAATGTGATGTCACTAATATTCATGGGCGCTCTATAACGTGTTGGCTGTGTGAGGGTCACGCTCACTTAAAGTGTGCCGGACTTAATGgtagacattttgacaagatagtGGATCGTTCGAATGGGCTCAGATGGTCATGTTTAAAGTGCAGACAATTGGACATTGActtttataagtttttcattgagaCCAAAAGGGGGTTTTCGGAATTTAACAAGGAATTCTGTAGTCTTTTGGAAAGATTCCGCAAATTTGAGAACATGtttaagaattttaaatttgatagtATTACATCTCCCAAACGTAAGAGACCTGCACCCCGGAATATGGTCATATCTGATGAAGCGCCTTTACTGGGTCTTCCCCCTACTCCGGACTTGAATGGTCTATTTACACCAATTGTTGATGAATTACCGATTCAGACTGAGGTTTTGAATCTCTCCCTGAATGGTCCTTTGTCAACTATGGTGGTTAACGAGGACTGTCCCTCAAATGGGGCTGTGACTCCTTTGTCACAGGGTCCTCCCACGCGTATTGGTGATGTGAGTACTTCGATTCCATCGATATCCGTTGCTCCGCCTAGTCATGATGTCGGCCCTGTGCATGGTGACTTAGTACCTAATTCCGCTTCAGCAAATTCCCTTAGTGATTCTGATTTAGTTGTTGTGCCGCCacgtaaaatcgtatttctttcTCGTCTTGCCAACGATACTTCTGTGGATAGAGTTTGTAACTATATACGTTCAAAGTATGTTGACTTCAGATCATGTGACTGCAACATTATTAAACTGAATAACCGTCAACAGAGGGATATTTCATCATTTAAGATCATTGTTCCGTTGAAAATGTTTGATGTATTGGTTGATTCGTCTTTCTGGCCTCCGGGTTTGCTGGTTACGGAATTTATACCCCGATCTAGACCGACCCGTCCTATTCCTGTTAATTTAGTAACGGCTTCAAAAAACTAA